From a single Juglans regia cultivar Chandler unplaced genomic scaffold, Walnut 2.0 Scaffold_7, whole genome shotgun sequence genomic region:
- the LOC118346131 gene encoding UDP-glucosyltransferase 29-like, with protein sequence MDTARKRIRVVMLPWLAHGHISPFLELSKKLAKRNFHIYFCSTPVNLSSIKPKLSGKYSHSIQLVELHLPSLPELPPQYHTTKGLPPHLNATLKRAFDMAGPHFSNILKTLSPDLLIYDFLQPWAPAIAASQNIPAINFLSTGAAMTSFVLHAMKKPGDEFPFPEIHLDECMKTRFVDLPEDHSPSDDHNHISDKDRALKCFEQSSGFVMMKTFEELEGKYINFLSHLMQKKIVPVGPLVQNPVRGDHEKAKTLEWLDKRKQSSAVFVSFGTEYFLSKEEMEEIAYGLELSNVNFIWVVRFPEGEKVKLDEALPEGFLQRVGEKGMVVESWAPQAKILMHPSIGGFVSHCGWSSVMESIDFGVPIVAIPMQLDQPVNAKVVEQAGVGVEVKRDRDGKLEREEVATVIREVVMGNIGESVRKKEREMRDNIRKKGEEKMDGVAQELVQLYGNGIKNV encoded by the coding sequence ATGGATACTGCAAGAAAGAGAATCAGAGTTGTGATGCTGCCATGGTTGGCTCACGGCCACATATCGCCATTCCTGGAGCTTTCCAAAAAGCTTGCTAAGAGAAACTTTCACATTTACTTCTGTTCCACGCCCGTCAACCTCAGTTCCATCAAGCCAAAACTATCTGGGAAGTACTCTCACTCGATACAGCTCGTTGAGCTCCATCTTCCATCCCTGCCGGAGCTTCCTCCTCAATACCACACAACCAAAGGCCTCCCGCCCCACCTCAATGCCACCCTTAAAAGGGCATTTGACATGGCTGGCCCTCACTTCTCCAACATCCTGAAGACCCTCAGCCCTGATCTGCTTATCTATGATTTTCTTCAGCCTTGGGCCCCGGCAATAGCTGCCTCCCAGAATATCCCGGCTATCAACTTCTTAAGTACCGGAGCGGCCATGACTTCTTTTGTGCTCCATGCCATGAAGAAACCAGGTGATGAATTTCCTTTCCCAGAGATTCATCTTGATGAGTGTATGAAAACAAGGTTCGTCGATTTGCCTGAAGATCATTCTCCGAGTGATGATCATAACCACATTAGCGACAAAGATCGGGCTCTTAAATGTTTCGAGCAATCTTCTGGTTTCGTAATGATGAAGACTTTCGAAGAACTCGAGGGGAAGTACATAAATTTCCTCTCCCATTTAATGCAAAAGAAGATTGTACCAGTTGGTCCACTCGTTCAAAATCCTGTTCGTGGAGATCATGAGAAAGCCAAAACCCTTGAGTGGCTGGACAAGAGAAAACAGTCTTCAGCAGTGTTTGTTTCGTTTGGAACTGAGTATTTTTTGTCAAAGgaagaaatggaagagataGCGTATGGTCTCGAGCTCAGTAACGTGAACTTTATATGGGTAGTCAGGTTTCCCGAGGGAGAGAAAGTTAAACTCGATGAGGCATTACCAGAGGGGTTTCTGCAAAGGGTAGGAGAGAAAGGAATGGTGGTTGAAAGTTGGGCACCTCAAGCAAAGATACTGATGCATCCTAGCATCGGTGGTTTTGTTAGTCATTGTGGATGGAGTTCTGTGATGGAAAGCATAGATTTTGGAGTGCCGATTGTTGCCATTCCCATGCAACTTGATCAACCAGTGAACGCTAAAGTAGTGGAGCAAGCCGGTGTAGGTGTGGAGGTtaagagagacagagatgggAAGCTTGAGAGAGAAGAGGTTGCAACAGTTATCAGAGAAGTGGTGATGGGGAATATTGGAGAGAGtgtaaggaagaaggaaagagaaatgagagataatataagaaagaaaggagaggaGAAAATGGATGGAGTTGCTCAGGAGCTGGTCCAGTTATATggaaatggaataaaaaatgtgtaa